The following coding sequences are from one Melospiza melodia melodia isolate bMelMel2 chromosome 2, bMelMel2.pri, whole genome shotgun sequence window:
- the MZT1 gene encoding mitotic-spindle organizing protein 1 produces the protein MASNAASLNAVRETMDVLFEISRILNTGLDMETLSICVRLCEQGINPEALSSVIKELRKATEALKAAENMTG, from the exons ATGGCGAGCAATGCCGCCAGCCTGAACGCCGTGAGGGAGACCATGGACG ttctgtttgAGATTTCAAGAATATTAAACACTGGCTTGGATATGGAGACGTTGTCCATTTGTGTGCGGCTTTGCGAACAAGGGATAAATCCAGAAGCCCTGTCTTCTGTTATTAAGGAGCTGCGCAAGGCTACAGAAGCTCTAAAG gCTGCTGAAAATATGACAGGCTGA